ttttttaatgatTGCAAAAGttgtttcaatatcacCAGCGTGAGAAATTTCTGGTAATTGATCATTTTCACCAACGTTACCGACTCTTCTTAAAGTCTTTAAACCTCTCAATGTAACTTCTCTTGCTTCAGGATCAGcaatattttggaaattatttttcaaaccaggtaataatttatttaagAAAGGTGCTACGACTTGTGGATCTTCCACTAATTTACAcatattatcaataataacagCAGATTTACGTTTGATGGAAGTATCTCTTTCATTTAAACCTCTTGAAAGTAATGGGACCATAATGGAGAGGGTTGCTGGGGTAACTTCTGAAACAAAAGTTGTTGCACCTAATAGATGAACAGTTTCTGAAACTTTTGATGGATCAGCAATACAATTAAGTAATTCAggaataaatttttcaatatctttattttcaacgGTTTCAGTTGTCTTTGTTATTGTCTTTGTAGCGATATCTTTAACTTCCTTTTTTGTATCCCACATAGCTTCAGAAAGAACTGGAATCAATTCAGTCATTCTTAGAGCGACTTGTTCTTTAGCGACATTAACTAAAATTGCAATAGCATTTAAAACAGCGCATTTTTCTTGCCATTTATTTGTCTCCAAGAGAGAATTGACTAAATGAGGTAAAAATGCTTTAATTGCTACTGGATTAATTGCATTAGTGATTGCTAATAATGCTCTTGTAGCAATGGATTGAATTTCCTTATCTTTATCGCCTGTCTTTTCACAGATCAAAGGAGTTAAAGCGACAATGTAAGGTTCTACAGATGGAGAAAGATTAGTTTCATTAGCAATGTAAGCAATAGCATCCATTGCGTTTattgtttttgatttatctttgattCCCCTTGATAGACGATCGAAGAAATGAGCAGGAATATCATGTTCGATAATGTTACCATTTAAGAAAGTAGATAATTCCGAAGAGATTTCGTCTCTATTTTCTGAAGTAGCAATAGCCAATTGATCGAACAGTTCATTTAGAACTTCGATAGACTGTTGAGAATCGGACATATTTGGttcttgaatttctttctgGTGAGatgtgaaaaaaaaagtgagaactaagaaatttcaattcattttgTTAGACTATAAGCTtatataatgaagatgagaaAGAATGAAACTTTTCTGAATAcccaaagaaaatttttaaaggGGGGGGGGAAAAAAGGAAGGAAAGGCTGAGAGAGAAGAccgtttcttttttggGCATTCTGAGAATGGAAAAAAGTCGAACGATTTTGACCGGATGTGGTAACTATTGCTAAAATAAGGAATGCAGTTTCCATAAACAGGCAGTTACATTCCACATGGAGTTTCCCAAAGGGGAAGGAGATAATTTTCAGCTGCTCGAAATTTCCGTTTTGGGAAAACACCGATGCTACCGCCACACCATGAGTGGCGGGGTAAACGTATTTCGCAGTctcaagaaatatttttgagtATTGCTTATATCAGAATGGAATGTGGTGGGGATCAGTGATAGATGGATTGTGTTCTGGAGTAAGTAGCATGTTACATATACCATGTAGTTTGCGATGCTGCACGTGATGAATGAGTGCAATGTAACTCGCACGCCGTGCAGGGAAGGGCTGTGTGATTACTGCCTAGCCGGGGAAGGCAGGGTAATAATAGTCTTCGTTTTCTAAGCGGCTATTTTCCATTTGGTGCTTAGAAAACGAAAGACGCGGGAGAGGAACACAAAGAATTTTCTATGGGAAGAGGAAGAGCATAGAAATATTCTTTGAGTACCGAGCGATTTATTTGTTGTGGCATTCCTAGCACTGCAAGATTTGCATATAAAATAGAACTCCGTAGGTCGCTAGATCCAGCTATTGTGGATGGCTATGCTCTCTTGGGTACACAACGCACAAAGGAAATCATTGTGCTCTACTACAAAAACACATACGTTTGTTGTATATACAACACCATTGATATGATCTTTGATACAACAGAATTTAGTTTGTTGTATGGGTTGTGCCAATTGTTCAATGTATGAAACCTACATCTGTACATTGCATATCGAGTCTAAGCACTATTATGCGTATCATTGCGCTTCAATGAGGAATATTTCAATGCACTAAAAAATGATTGAAGATCATCCGCGGaatgtaaataaatttgaatgctCAAATTTCCCCCGGCGGCTACGAAGAAATTATCTCGAGCGCAGTCTTGTCTTCTTGGGATAAAAACTGGCAAATGGGAAGACAAAGTTGCTACGGGATAATACAGACCCCCGTGGAATGGATGTAGCCGTCAATCACCTATTGTTTTTCTCACATACAGCAGTTTCTCAGAATGACGTTCCTATTCCAGTGACGACTACCAGAGAAAATAACGcataaaaatgatttctACGGTATTACCCGCCCCCTAACAAAGCTTTCAGCACCaagaattatcaaatgGCCCACGGTTCGTGAGATACGACGatacaaattgaaaatctATTTAGTTTATTCATCTCTAGTTATAACATCAACTACTAATAACTCATCTATGGGATTATATCAAACATATACGTACCTCTCAGTCTTCTTATGACAGACTATGATAACAATaacgaagaagataaagacGATCTGTTCGTCTCAGCAGAACATAAATTGCTATCTTTAAATGAATCTTTAGAAATTGTACCACCAGAAAATTTTAGTCATGTAGTGGGTCAAATTTATAGAAGTAGTTTCCCCagattagaaaattttaaattcttAAAAGAAAGACTCAATTTAAAATCAGTTTTAGTCTTAATACCTGAAGATTATCCACaggaaaatttaaatttcttaacAGATTCTAAAATTAAACTATTTCAAGTCGGTATGAGTGGTAATAAAGAACCATTCGTCAACATTCCTTCGAATTTACTAACTAAAGCTCTAGAAATTACAATCAATCCAGAAAATCATCCAATCTTAATTCATTGTAATCGTGGTAAACACAGAACTGGTTGTCTCATAGGTTGTATAAGAAAATTACAAATGTGGTCATTAACTATGATCTTCGATGAATATAGAAGATTCGCTTTCCCAAAGGCAAGAGCACTAGATCaacaatttattgaaatgtacgatgataatgaaataaaaaaaattgcaaaaaaaaataattggtTACCTTTACAATGGTAATCCAAAAAACGTATATagaatatattcaaataattaatCAAGATCCTTAATGAAATCTTTTCTTatagaattgaaaatttctttgggATTATGCGTAGCTTTTCTCGTGAGATTTGGATCGTCTAAATGTGTCAAATCTAACCATTTGTTCAAACACAATGAATTGTTATCCTCAACTTCTCTCATCTTGGGACATCTACATCGACATCCACTGCCTACTTCAGATTCTCTATCGTATTTTACTGAGTTCCAGAAATACTTACCTCGACGATTCCATCTACTCTCATTTGGTTCATACTTAAATTCATTCATACCAGGCGCATTCTTGGGACAATGCTGTAACGTAGAATGTCGATATCCAATGTCTCTAAAATAATGCACATCGGTAACATTCAACACGAGACTCAATCCAAGTGAATGCACAGGAGCATCTCCCCATCTCTCTTCCCAAAACCCATGTTGCTCTTCTAAGAACTTGAAATAATCATTGTAAATATCATTGTTAAAGATATCAACTTtggcaatttcaaaattcgaCCAAAAATGACAAAGATTATACtcttgattttcaaatttatccTCTACAATAGGCACCTTGGACTGTGCTCTATCAATCAATCTTCTTAACGATTCAAGGTTATATTCATACGTTTCAGGCGTCTCCATAATGTAATCAATGGCAACTTTTTCTGAAATTCTACCCATTATATCACTCTCATAATTTACCCACCTGGCTagatcttcaaattcatccTCTGTTTCAACGTCTAATATGTTATAATCATACGTAAACATTTTCCAAAGACTCCCCACGGTaatattcttctctttAATGTAACTCATACTGGATCTAAATAAATTTGGCACCGTCCAATAAATTTCAGGTATCACTATGGTAAATGCATACTTCTTACCATGCTTGGACATCTCTAGGAATGGATCATACGACAAATCACAGAAAAATTCTACGTTTGGCTCAATTCTCCAATACCATTCGAACTGAGAAACTAATTCATGTTGATAAAATTTACCGGAATAATATCTACACATCTTATGATACGTTTCCAGATTACCATAGTAAATGCCACGATCACCTTGGTCTTCAATATGTTCCTCATACTTGATACGATCGGCTTCATCAATTGGGATATCCCAATCTTGAGGGTCTACAAGCCCAAAATATGCCTGAGAAGATATCACTTCATTGATCGCATTCTGAAATTCATCTGTAAACTCATCATTGTTTAAGAAAACGTATGGATAATGGAACCACTGGTTGAAATGTGATTCTATACTTTCTATTGTGGAGATGACCTCGtataattcttcatttcttgTCAACATAACAAATGTTGCATTTTGTTTGACGTACATGGGATTTCGTAAATATTCATTAGTGTCTACACAACCCCTATAGAATGTGGAATCATGTTTAGAATCTGTATTTTGAGCCGAGTTCAATATCAGAATCTTATTCTGAATTTCTGATCCTGTATCTGTATAAATAACGATTGGGACAGTTATGAAAAATGCAATAACAAAACAGATGACCAGAGGATTCAAGTCCTCGATGTAGTTCTGAATTCTATACAAACTACGTCGTAGCGTTGCcatatgatgatgatgatgtgTTGGAAATGTGTGGAGTTTTTCGAAGCAACGCTACTAAGATGCCAAGacttttaaattttttttcttatgTAACGAGagtgaaaaagaaacgaaaATACGAGGATGTTCGAGTCGAGAGGACTATTCCTCGAGCCAAAGATCATAAACATGTTGTAGAATGTATGAGAAGTACAAAAAAGCCAAGAATATGTAGTGTAAGACCTCCTGTAATGTCGGCAGACAATGTAGTTATGTAAGCTTTATTGTTGATATCAAaactaatttttttttttcagtagaGCTCATCGCgaattttgtaaataagaTGGAAAATCAGCAATCAGGTCAAAGTAGTGAGAAAGATACATGGCCAGAGCCAGTTTCGCCGTTTGAAAAATGCCATTAGAGATAGTTGTTAATGATGCCAGAGATATTAAGAAGACTAAGACGAGATTGGAGGAGGAAGGATTGTTTGTGAAGCCCATCTATAGAGATGGGGAGCTGAGTATTATAAAGACCAAAATAGAATCTCAGGACATCTTGGAGGGGATGTTTCCACGTATGAAA
This is a stretch of genomic DNA from Kazachstania africana CBS 2517 chromosome 8, complete genome. It encodes these proteins:
- the KTR5 gene encoding putative mannosyltransferase (similar to Saccharomyces cerevisiae KTR7 (YIL085C) and KTR5 (YNL029C); ancestral locus Anc_2.300), which encodes MATLRRSLYRIQNYIEDLNPLVICFVIAFFITVPIVIYTDTGSEIQNKILILNSAQNTDSKHDSTFYRGCVDTNEYLRNPMYVKQNATFVMLTRNEELYEVISTIESIESHFNQWFHYPYVFLNNDEFTDEFQNAINEVISSQAYFGLVDPQDWDIPIDEADRIKYEEHIEDQGDRGIYYGNLETYHKMCRYYSGKFYQHELVSQFEWYWRIEPNVEFFCDLSYDPFLEMSKHGKKYAFTIVIPEIYWTVPNLFRSSMSYIKEKNITVGSLWKMFTYDYNILDVETEDEFEDLARWVNYESDIMGRISEKVAIDYIMETPETYEYNLESLRRLIDRAQSKVPIVEDKFENQEYNLCHFWSNFEIAKVDIFNNDIYNDYFKFLEEQHGFWEERWGDAPVHSLGLSLVLNVTDVHYFRDIGYRHSTLQHCPKNAPGMNEFKYEPNESRWNRRGKYFWNSVKYDRESEVGSGCRCRCPKMREVEDNNSLCLNKWLDLTHLDDPNLTRKATHNPKEIFNSIRKDFIKDLD
- the SIW14 gene encoding putative tyrosine protein phosphatase SIW14 (similar to Saccharomyces cerevisiae SIW14 (YNL032W); ancestral locus Anc_2.296) → MTDYDNNNEEDKDDLFVSAEHKLLSLNESLEIVPPENFSHVVGQIYRSSFPRLENFKFLKERLNLKSVLVLIPEDYPQENLNFLTDSKIKLFQVGMSGNKEPFVNIPSNLLTKALEITINPENHPILIHCNRGKHRTGCLIGCIRKLQMWSLTMIFDEYRRFAFPKARALDQQFIEMYDDNEIKKIAKKNNWLPLQW